A genomic window from Micromonospora sp. WMMA1947 includes:
- a CDS encoding DUF5753 domain-containing protein translates to MNHAFVTALASAGHTAESLTERLGLHPKTVARWANPGHIPQSRHRATVANLLGQPIEALWPDAVRRREPVWFRPWVDIEREAVALRAFQLAWVPGLLQTEAYARATFIGQPLTADEVTDLVTARLDRQGILTRPRGPLYVVVLDEQVLRRAAAGDRALMAAQVTHLLTCAELPNVQLHVVPVDTPTYPGLDGPFVIAELRDGNRVAHVDSQARAQIIEQPSEIATLERRWERIRGEALPRARTLELLREVAAAWT, encoded by the coding sequence ATGAACCATGCTTTCGTCACCGCGCTGGCCAGCGCCGGCCACACCGCCGAGAGCCTGACGGAGCGGCTCGGCCTGCATCCGAAGACGGTGGCCAGATGGGCGAACCCGGGGCACATCCCGCAGAGCCGGCACCGCGCGACCGTGGCGAACCTGCTGGGCCAGCCGATTGAGGCGCTCTGGCCGGACGCGGTCCGCCGCCGCGAGCCGGTCTGGTTCCGCCCGTGGGTGGACATCGAACGCGAGGCGGTCGCGCTGCGAGCCTTCCAACTGGCGTGGGTGCCGGGCCTGCTGCAGACCGAGGCGTACGCCCGGGCCACGTTCATCGGCCAGCCGCTGACCGCCGACGAGGTCACCGACCTGGTCACCGCCCGGCTGGACCGGCAGGGCATCCTCACCCGGCCGCGCGGGCCGCTGTACGTCGTGGTGCTCGACGAGCAGGTGCTGCGCCGCGCCGCCGCCGGCGACCGCGCGCTGATGGCCGCGCAGGTGACCCACCTGCTCACCTGCGCCGAGCTGCCGAACGTGCAGCTCCACGTGGTGCCAGTGGACACACCGACCTATCCCGGGCTGGACGGGCCGTTCGTCATCGCGGAGCTGCGCGACGGCAACCGGGTGGCGCATGTGGACAGTCAGGCCCGCGCGCAGATCATCGAGCAGCCCTCGGAGATTGCTACCCTGGAGCGTCGGTGGGAACGCATCCGGGGCGAGGCGCTGCCCCGCGCGCGGACCCTGGAACTGCTGAGGGAAGTGGCAGCGGCATGGACCTGA
- a CDS encoding nitrate- and nitrite sensing domain-containing protein — MGSRSTNLRTKIIALLASLTALWAFAAWVTVRDGFNLLGVQTLNARVFEPSDPLLQELQAERRLSLRYLGESDPGRLQELEAQRARTDGTATALWRSVRDWRTEIPASEELMQRLDELKTELDQLGQVRAEVSRKTIDRTTTLIAYDEAVDGIFAVFDALGGLDDDEIAKDTAALIDLNRSRELLSQQDALITGAIAANRITVGEQTAFARLVGAQWFLADRTARELAPGDRARFDRMVEGDAFQQLRTLQDQVLAAKGAEVRPPVTAAAWQAAAEKAMADLREVILAGGEDIVSRATPVAIGVIVRLVLAAGLGLIAVIASVVVSITTARALVRQLERLREAAFQLAHERLPSVVERLGRGEEVDVAREAPPLQFGDDEIGQVGKAFNVVQETAVRTAVEQAELRRSVRDVFLSLARRTQALVHRQLTLLDAMERREHDAEELEDLFRVDHLATRMRRNAENLIVLSGSTPGRAWRRNVPMVDVVRGAVAEVEDYTRVTVRPLGDVSLTGRAVGDVIHLLAELIENGLSFSPPQTTVEVRGQLVANGFAIEIEDRGLGMSADEMAAANARIVDRSELNLADAARLGLFVVSRLTERHGVKVQLKESAYGGTTAVVLIPRELITADGADASDALPAPGTVLPAPDPARNTPAEDGTEPATTSGPDGGTEPDQPAEPAPQVPEPVARAPRLTPSGLPARTRKRQPAVAGPTTELAVVERRPAATTDAAAEPEPEDAPVTDAGLPVRVRQASLAPELRHDQSAVDDDDTADDDTARAPEQVRRMMSSYQSGTRRGRTDAARLLGGAQGAGGAPADADEQVT, encoded by the coding sequence ATGGGTTCCCGCAGTACGAATCTCCGTACGAAGATCATCGCGCTGCTGGCGTCGCTGACCGCGCTCTGGGCGTTCGCCGCGTGGGTGACCGTACGGGACGGGTTCAACCTGCTCGGCGTGCAGACGCTCAACGCGCGCGTCTTCGAACCGAGCGACCCGCTGCTGCAGGAGTTGCAGGCCGAGCGACGGCTGTCGCTGCGCTACCTCGGTGAGTCCGACCCGGGCCGGTTGCAGGAGCTGGAGGCCCAGCGCGCGCGGACCGACGGCACCGCGACCGCACTGTGGCGCTCGGTGCGGGACTGGCGCACCGAGATCCCGGCCAGCGAGGAGCTGATGCAGCGGCTCGACGAGCTGAAGACCGAGCTGGACCAGCTCGGTCAGGTACGCGCCGAGGTCAGCCGCAAGACCATCGACCGGACCACCACGCTCATCGCGTACGACGAGGCGGTCGACGGGATCTTCGCCGTCTTCGACGCCCTCGGCGGCCTCGACGACGACGAGATCGCCAAGGACACCGCCGCGCTCATCGACCTCAACCGGTCCCGGGAGCTGCTGTCCCAACAGGACGCGCTGATCACCGGCGCGATCGCGGCCAACCGGATCACCGTCGGCGAGCAGACCGCGTTCGCCCGGCTGGTCGGCGCGCAGTGGTTCCTCGCCGACCGTACCGCCCGGGAACTCGCCCCCGGTGACCGTGCCCGCTTCGACCGGATGGTCGAGGGCGACGCGTTCCAGCAGCTCCGCACGCTCCAGGACCAGGTGCTCGCGGCCAAGGGCGCCGAGGTGCGCCCGCCGGTGACCGCCGCGGCGTGGCAGGCCGCCGCCGAGAAGGCGATGGCCGACCTGCGCGAGGTGATCCTCGCCGGCGGTGAGGACATCGTGTCCCGGGCCACGCCGGTCGCGATCGGCGTCATCGTGCGGCTGGTGCTCGCCGCCGGTCTCGGCCTGATCGCCGTCATCGCCTCCGTGGTCGTCTCGATCACCACGGCCCGGGCGCTCGTCCGCCAGCTCGAACGGCTGCGCGAGGCCGCCTTCCAGCTGGCGCACGAACGCCTGCCGAGCGTGGTGGAGCGGCTGGGCCGCGGCGAGGAGGTGGACGTCGCCCGCGAGGCGCCACCGTTGCAGTTCGGCGACGACGAGATCGGTCAGGTGGGTAAGGCGTTCAACGTCGTGCAGGAGACCGCCGTCCGGACCGCCGTCGAGCAGGCCGAGCTGCGCCGCAGCGTACGCGACGTGTTCCTCAGCCTGGCCCGGCGCACTCAGGCGCTCGTGCACCGGCAGCTCACGCTGCTGGACGCGATGGAGCGGCGGGAGCACGACGCCGAGGAGCTGGAGGACCTGTTCCGGGTCGACCACCTGGCCACCCGGATGCGACGCAACGCGGAGAACCTGATCGTCCTCTCCGGCTCGACGCCCGGCCGGGCCTGGCGGCGCAACGTCCCCATGGTCGACGTGGTACGCGGCGCGGTCGCCGAGGTCGAGGACTACACCCGGGTCACCGTGCGCCCGCTCGGCGACGTGTCGCTGACCGGCCGCGCCGTCGGTGACGTCATCCACCTGCTGGCCGAGCTGATCGAGAACGGACTCTCCTTCTCCCCGCCGCAGACCACTGTGGAGGTCCGCGGCCAGCTCGTGGCGAACGGCTTCGCCATCGAGATCGAGGACCGCGGCCTCGGCATGAGCGCCGACGAGATGGCCGCCGCCAACGCGCGCATCGTCGACCGGTCCGAGCTGAACCTCGCCGACGCGGCCCGGCTCGGCCTGTTCGTGGTCAGCCGGCTCACCGAACGGCACGGCGTCAAGGTGCAGCTCAAGGAGTCCGCGTACGGCGGGACCACGGCAGTGGTGCTGATCCCGCGTGAACTGATCACCGCCGACGGTGCCGACGCGTCCGACGCCCTCCCCGCCCCCGGGACGGTCCTGCCCGCGCCGGACCCGGCGCGGAACACGCCGGCCGAGGACGGCACCGAGCCGGCGACCACGTCCGGCCCGGACGGCGGCACCGAACCCGACCAGCCCGCCGAGCCCGCCCCGCAGGTGCCGGAGCCGGTGGCGCGGGCGCCCCGGCTGACCCCGTCCGGGCTGCCGGCGCGTACCCGCAAGCGGCAGCCCGCGGTGGCCGGGCCCACCACGGAGCTGGCGGTGGTGGAGCGGCGGCCCGCCGCCACGACCGACGCCGCAGCGGAGCCGGAGCCGGAGGACGCGCCGGTCACCGACGCGGGGCTCCCGGTCCGGGTACGCCAGGCCAGCCTCGCGCCGGAGCTGCGACACGACCAGAGCGCGGTGGACGACGACGACACCGCCGACGACGACACGGCGCGTGCACCGGAGCAGGTGCGCCGGATGATGAGCTCCTATCAGAGCGGCACGCGACGCGGCCGTACCGATGCCGCGCGCTTGCTCGGCGGAGCGCAGGGGGCCGGCGGTGCGCCGGCCGACGCGGACGAGCAGGTTACCTGA
- a CDS encoding ATP/GTP-binding protein, with the protein MDYGRSERPAGAAPLPTAIKILIAGGFGVGKTTMVGAVSETRPLRTEEVLTETGIGIDDLSGIEEKSTTTVAMDFGRITISDDLVLYLFGTPGQDRFWFVWDELALGALGAVVLADTRRLADCFPSIDYFEGRGTPFVVAVNCFEGAKKFRLDEVQAALDLDPGVPVVLCDARKRESAKEVLITLLEHAMKLREARRRAAED; encoded by the coding sequence ATGGACTACGGGCGCTCTGAGCGGCCGGCGGGCGCCGCTCCGCTACCCACCGCGATCAAGATCCTGATCGCGGGCGGGTTCGGCGTCGGCAAGACCACCATGGTCGGCGCGGTCAGCGAGACCCGGCCGCTGCGGACCGAGGAGGTGCTCACCGAGACCGGGATCGGCATCGACGACCTGTCCGGTATCGAGGAGAAGTCGACCACCACCGTGGCGATGGACTTCGGCCGCATCACCATCAGCGACGACCTGGTGCTCTACCTGTTCGGTACGCCCGGGCAGGACCGGTTCTGGTTCGTCTGGGACGAGCTGGCGCTCGGCGCGCTCGGCGCGGTGGTGCTCGCCGACACCCGCCGGCTGGCCGACTGCTTCCCGTCGATCGACTACTTCGAGGGGCGCGGTACGCCCTTCGTGGTGGCGGTGAACTGCTTCGAGGGCGCCAAGAAGTTCCGTCTCGACGAGGTGCAGGCCGCGCTCGACCTCGACCCGGGCGTACCCGTGGTGCTGTGCGACGCGCGCAAGCGGGAGTCGGCCAAGGAGGTGCTGATCACGCTGCTGGAGCACGCCATGAAGCTGCGGGAGGCGCGCCGCCGCGCCGCCGAGGACTGA
- a CDS encoding roadblock/LC7 domain-containing protein — MAQKTASSADLTWLLDDLVGRVKQAEHAVALSTDGLLMASSRGLSRDDGEHLAAMAAGIQSLARGAGKRFGGGQVQQTIIEMQSSFLFVTAAGRNACLAVLASEDADVGLIAYEMAMLVTRVGRFVASPTREQPLGENAAR; from the coding sequence GTGGCGCAGAAGACGGCTTCGAGCGCGGATCTGACGTGGCTGCTGGATGACCTGGTCGGCCGGGTCAAGCAGGCGGAGCACGCCGTGGCGCTCTCCACCGACGGACTGTTGATGGCCTCGTCCCGCGGATTGAGCCGGGACGACGGCGAGCACCTGGCGGCCATGGCGGCGGGCATCCAGAGCCTCGCCCGGGGCGCGGGCAAACGGTTCGGTGGCGGGCAGGTGCAGCAGACCATCATCGAGATGCAGTCCTCCTTCCTGTTCGTCACAGCGGCCGGCCGCAACGCCTGCCTGGCGGTGCTGGCGTCGGAGGACGCGGACGTCGGCCTGATCGCGTACGAGATGGCCATGCTCGTCACCCGGGTCGGCCGGTTCGTCGCATCACCGACCCGGGAACAGCCCCTCGGCGAGAACGCGGCACGATGA
- a CDS encoding LysR family transcriptional regulator, which produces METRELRYFVAVAEELHFGRAARRLGIAQPPLSRAIQQLERRLGVTLLDRDSRGVVLTAAGSVLLREGRAALDAVDAADRRTRRAGEATNGGPGLVLATKAGASSELLPKLLDAYAAEPDAVPVEVLLCGIGEQERLLRDGRADVALLHLPFDSTAGLDTEELVTEQQVAVLPAGHPLARRPHLLMAEVETLSGLPMPRWPRADGSYPDGPGPEVRDHAQLFQLIALGRTVVVLPESVRSLLLADLTVVPVPDAPAVTTVIAWPPHSRSLALAALIRTATRL; this is translated from the coding sequence ATGGAGACGCGGGAGCTTCGCTACTTCGTCGCGGTGGCCGAGGAACTGCACTTCGGCCGCGCCGCGCGACGCCTGGGCATCGCCCAGCCGCCGCTGTCGCGCGCGATCCAGCAGCTCGAACGGCGCCTCGGCGTGACGCTGCTGGACCGGGACAGCCGCGGCGTCGTGCTCACCGCGGCCGGGTCGGTGCTGCTCCGCGAGGGCCGGGCCGCCCTGGACGCCGTGGACGCCGCCGACCGCCGTACCCGCCGCGCCGGCGAGGCCACGAACGGCGGCCCCGGGCTGGTGCTGGCGACGAAGGCGGGCGCGTCGAGCGAACTGCTGCCGAAACTGCTCGACGCGTACGCGGCCGAGCCGGACGCCGTCCCCGTCGAGGTGTTGCTGTGCGGCATCGGCGAGCAGGAACGGCTGCTGCGCGACGGGCGGGCCGACGTGGCGTTGCTGCACCTGCCGTTCGACTCGACCGCCGGGCTGGACACCGAGGAACTGGTCACCGAGCAGCAGGTGGCGGTCCTGCCGGCCGGCCATCCGCTGGCCCGGCGGCCGCACCTCCTCATGGCCGAGGTGGAGACGCTGTCCGGCCTGCCGATGCCGCGCTGGCCCCGGGCCGACGGGTCGTATCCGGACGGTCCGGGCCCCGAGGTCCGCGACCACGCCCAGTTGTTCCAGCTCATCGCGCTCGGCCGTACCGTGGTGGTGCTGCCGGAGTCGGTCCGGTCGCTGCTGCTCGCCGACCTGACCGTCGTGCCGGTGCCGGACGCCCCGGCGGTGACCACTGTGATCGCGTGGCCGCCGCACAGCCGGTCCCTGGCGCTGGCCGCCCTGATCCGGACCGCCACCCGCCTGTGA
- a CDS encoding DUF742 domain-containing protein, producing MTGRGDSAEQEWVDDHAGPVVRPYAVTGGRARPVTGTFDLISLVTSTRTDVGSESGLGPEHVAIVGLCQRILSVAEIAAHLDLPVGTVRVLLGDLAARSLVQVREPRATTAGLPDEHVFEAVINGLRAL from the coding sequence ATGACCGGCCGGGGGGACTCCGCGGAGCAGGAGTGGGTGGACGACCACGCCGGCCCGGTGGTGCGCCCGTACGCGGTGACCGGAGGCCGGGCCCGCCCGGTGACCGGTACGTTCGACCTGATCTCGCTGGTCACCTCGACCCGCACAGATGTCGGGTCGGAGTCCGGGCTGGGCCCGGAGCACGTGGCGATCGTCGGCCTCTGCCAGCGGATCCTCTCCGTGGCCGAGATCGCCGCCCATCTCGACCTGCCGGTGGGCACGGTCCGGGTCCTCCTCGGAGACCTGGCCGCCCGCAGCCTGGTACAGGTACGCGAGCCGCGCGCGACCACCGCCGGCCTTCCCGACGAGCACGTTTTCGAGGCGGTTATCAATGGACTACGGGCGCTCTGA
- a CDS encoding TetR/AcrR family transcriptional regulator C-terminal domain-containing protein, which yields MTTTEPGAATTPVWLRAEQPRARRKPPLTRERIVEFAVTALDEHGVEGLTMRLLAQRLGVTATALYWHVKTKDDVLDLAVDRIFGDVPIPDAGDDWMEDIRVLVRAWRDAMLRHPWAPGLIGRPMLGPNVLARTEFLQSALVRGGCHGLQLAVATRMLANYVIGASLTEATWRRTADPGARAAARDHIAARADTYPTLSTSGHLDDARWADDLLFEEGLDGILRAAARTGTPDRPRAHLSRRRSPAPP from the coding sequence ATGACCACGACCGAGCCCGGTGCGGCGACGACACCGGTGTGGCTGCGGGCAGAGCAGCCGCGGGCGCGGCGTAAGCCGCCGCTGACCCGTGAGCGCATCGTGGAATTCGCCGTGACAGCGCTGGACGAGCACGGCGTCGAGGGCCTGACGATGCGTCTGCTCGCCCAGCGGCTCGGCGTGACCGCCACCGCGCTCTACTGGCACGTGAAGACGAAGGACGACGTCCTGGACCTGGCCGTCGACCGCATCTTCGGCGACGTGCCGATCCCGGACGCCGGCGACGACTGGATGGAGGACATCCGCGTCCTCGTCCGGGCCTGGCGCGACGCGATGTTGCGCCATCCCTGGGCACCCGGGCTCATCGGTCGTCCGATGCTCGGGCCCAACGTCCTGGCCCGCACCGAGTTCCTGCAGTCGGCGCTCGTGCGCGGCGGCTGCCACGGTCTTCAGCTCGCGGTCGCCACGAGAATGCTGGCCAACTACGTCATCGGCGCCTCGCTCACGGAGGCCACGTGGCGCCGGACCGCGGACCCGGGCGCGAGAGCCGCAGCCCGCGACCACATCGCCGCGCGCGCCGACACCTATCCGACCCTCAGCACCTCCGGCCATCTCGACGACGCCCGATGGGCCGACGACCTGCTGTTCGAGGAGGGCCTCGACGGCATTCTCCGGGCGGCGGCACGGACCGGCACGCCGGACCGACCACGCGCGCATCTCAGCCGGCGGCGCTCTCCAGCACCGCCTTGA
- a CDS encoding GNAT family N-acetyltransferase, translating into MTEVSVRAMNPDEFDRWQDELAAGYAREHVTAGNWTPEEALDRAREAAAGFLPQGMATPGMLFLVGELADGSPVGRLWIGLTHPRGLADCAFLYDIEVAAGHRGRGLGRALLAAGERAAREHGARALELNVFGANETARKLYETSGYRVVTQQMRKELPA; encoded by the coding sequence ATGACCGAGGTGAGCGTCCGGGCGATGAACCCGGACGAGTTCGACAGATGGCAGGACGAGCTGGCCGCCGGCTACGCGCGGGAGCACGTCACGGCCGGCAACTGGACGCCCGAGGAGGCGCTCGACCGGGCCCGGGAGGCCGCCGCCGGCTTCCTGCCGCAGGGCATGGCCACACCCGGCATGCTGTTCCTGGTCGGCGAGCTGGCAGACGGTTCACCGGTCGGCCGGCTGTGGATCGGGCTGACCCACCCGCGCGGTCTCGCCGACTGCGCGTTCCTCTACGACATCGAGGTGGCCGCCGGGCATCGGGGCCGGGGCCTCGGGCGGGCGCTGCTCGCGGCGGGGGAGCGGGCGGCCCGGGAGCACGGCGCCCGGGCGCTGGAGCTGAACGTCTTCGGCGCCAACGAGACGGCACGCAAGCTGTACGAGACGTCCGGCTACCGGGTGGTCACCCAGCAGATGCGCAAGGAGTTGCCCGCCTAG
- a CDS encoding SRPBCC family protein — protein sequence MATDTRHLSVHIDRPVADVYAFAADPANLPRWAPGLGGSVVLVDGHWYVDTPEGRARLTFAPANEYGVLDHEVLTPSGETVYVPLRAIADGDATEVVFSLRRMPGMSDADFERDTALVEADLARLKAVLESAAG from the coding sequence ATGGCCACCGACACCCGGCACCTCAGCGTCCACATCGACCGGCCGGTCGCGGATGTCTACGCCTTCGCCGCCGACCCGGCGAACCTGCCCCGCTGGGCGCCGGGTCTCGGCGGCTCGGTCGTGCTCGTCGACGGCCACTGGTATGTGGACACGCCCGAAGGGCGGGCGCGGCTGACGTTCGCGCCGGCAAACGAGTACGGCGTGCTCGACCACGAGGTGCTGACGCCGTCGGGCGAGACGGTGTACGTGCCGTTGCGCGCGATCGCCGACGGCGACGCCACCGAGGTGGTGTTCAGCCTGCGGCGGATGCCCGGCATGAGCGACGCGGACTTCGAGCGGGACACCGCGCTCGTGGAGGCGGACCTGGCCCGGCTCAAGGCGGTGCTGGAGAGCGCCGCCGGCTGA
- a CDS encoding DUF397 domain-containing protein, with protein MDLSGARWRKSTRSGGNGGDCVEVAGNLPGVVGVRDSKDPAGPVLTFTPAAWTRFVASTRR; from the coding sequence ATGGACCTGAGCGGCGCCCGGTGGCGCAAGAGCACCCGCAGCGGTGGCAACGGCGGCGACTGCGTCGAGGTCGCCGGCAACCTGCCCGGCGTGGTCGGCGTCCGCGACTCGAAGGACCCGGCCGGGCCGGTGCTCACCTTCACCCCGGCCGCGTGGACCCGGTTCGTGGCGTCGACCCGCCGCTGA
- a CDS encoding YfbM family protein, with product MIFYARRLSAEELAAVLADPEKVGTLFPGGPDELDLDKAWHGLHYLLTGTTYEVRGDAGPAIIGGDPIGPDLGMGPARLLMPDAVRAVAAGLDAIDEATLRARFDPAAMSEAEIYPHIWDDGDDEFDGYLLPNFTRLRDFYRDAAASGDAVLLAVT from the coding sequence ATGATCTTCTACGCACGCCGGCTGTCCGCCGAGGAGCTGGCGGCGGTCCTCGCCGACCCGGAGAAGGTCGGCACCCTGTTCCCGGGCGGGCCGGACGAACTCGATCTCGACAAGGCGTGGCACGGGCTGCACTACCTGCTGACCGGCACCACGTACGAGGTCCGGGGTGACGCCGGGCCGGCGATCATCGGCGGTGACCCGATCGGCCCGGACCTCGGCATGGGCCCGGCCCGGCTGCTCATGCCCGACGCCGTCCGCGCCGTGGCCGCCGGGCTCGACGCGATCGACGAGGCGACGCTGCGGGCCCGCTTCGACCCGGCCGCCATGTCGGAGGCCGAGATCTACCCGCACATCTGGGACGACGGCGACGACGAGTTCGACGGCTACCTGCTGCCGAACTTCACCCGGCTGCGTGACTTCTACCGAGACGCGGCGGCGAGCGGAGACGCCGTGCTGCTCGCCGTCACCTGA
- a CDS encoding SDR family oxidoreductase has product MSERTIALVTGANKGIGYEIAAGLGALGWRVGVGARDEQRLAEAVAKLRAGGVDAFGVPLDVTDDASVAAAARLLETEAGGLDVLVNNAGVTGGVPQHPGDVDLATIRTAVEVNVIGVVRVTEAMLPLLRRSASPRIVNMSSGVGSLTRQSASEGEHQTGPLSVAYSPSKSMLNAVTIQYARALAGTGVLINAACPGFTATDLNDFRGVRTPQQGAAIAIRLATLPGDGPTGGYFEDAGVIPW; this is encoded by the coding sequence ATGAGCGAACGGACGATCGCGCTGGTGACGGGCGCGAACAAGGGAATCGGGTACGAGATCGCGGCGGGCCTGGGCGCGCTGGGCTGGCGGGTGGGCGTCGGTGCCCGGGACGAGCAGCGGCTCGCGGAGGCGGTCGCGAAGCTGCGCGCGGGTGGTGTGGACGCGTTCGGCGTACCGCTGGACGTGACCGACGACGCGAGCGTGGCCGCCGCCGCCCGGCTGCTGGAGACGGAGGCCGGCGGGCTGGACGTGCTCGTCAACAACGCGGGCGTGACCGGTGGCGTGCCGCAGCACCCGGGCGACGTCGACCTCGCGACCATCCGGACGGCGGTCGAGGTCAACGTGATCGGCGTGGTCCGGGTGACCGAGGCGATGCTGCCGTTGCTGCGCCGCTCGGCCTCGCCGCGGATCGTCAACATGTCCAGCGGCGTCGGCTCGCTGACCCGGCAGAGCGCCTCGGAGGGCGAACACCAGACCGGCCCGCTGTCGGTGGCGTACTCGCCGTCGAAGAGCATGCTCAACGCGGTGACCATCCAGTACGCGCGGGCGCTGGCCGGCACGGGCGTCCTGATCAACGCCGCCTGCCCGGGTTTCACCGCCACCGACCTGAACGACTTCCGCGGTGTGCGGACCCCGCAGCAGGGCGCGGCGATCGCGATCCGGCTGGCGACGCTGCCCGGCGACGGGCCGACCGGCGGCTACTTCGAGGACGCGGGCGTGATCCCGTGGTGA
- a CDS encoding GNAT family N-acetyltransferase, whose product MRWNEGLYRGRGFGLWVLRSRATGEFVGDCGLTPQPVDGVTEVEVGYHLRTGVQGRGFATEAAAACRDHARDRLGVDRLVAIIHPDNTPSQRVAERIGLSFERATTSESGDPVHVYAARLA is encoded by the coding sequence ATCCGCTGGAACGAGGGCCTCTACCGCGGCCGTGGCTTCGGGCTGTGGGTGCTCAGGTCACGGGCGACAGGCGAGTTCGTCGGCGACTGCGGCCTCACTCCGCAGCCGGTGGACGGGGTGACGGAGGTCGAGGTCGGTTACCACCTGCGAACCGGGGTGCAGGGTCGCGGATTCGCCACGGAAGCGGCGGCCGCGTGTCGCGACCACGCGCGCGACCGGCTGGGCGTCGACCGCCTCGTCGCGATCATCCACCCCGACAACACGCCCTCGCAGCGGGTCGCGGAGCGGATCGGGCTGAGCTTCGAGCGTGCGACCACGTCCGAATCGGGGGATCCGGTGCACGTGTACGCCGCGCGCCTGGCCTGA